The Methanosarcina acetivorans C2A genome includes the window TGTTCCGGAAAAGGTCTTGTTTTTGTACACTGCGAAGAATGGAAAAAAGCCCTGGAAGCTTTTGATACGGTCCTTATCTTCGATCCGAAAGATACCCCTGCTGCGGTAATGAAAGCCTTTGCCCTGATAAGATTTCAGGAGTTTGGGAAGGCTATCGAGGTCCTCGAGAGGGTCACAGCAGAGGATAAATGCCCTGATCTTTCCTCCTGCCTGCTGGGCTTTGCCTGTGCCAGACAGGGAGATTTTGATAGGGCCCTGAAGGCTTACAGGAAAGCAATTGAAGCAAACCCGAAAAACATTCATGCCAGGAACGGGCTTGCAGAAATTTACTTCAGGCTAGGGAACAGCAGGGGAGCCTTAAAAGAGCTTGAAGCTTCAATTGCAGAAGCCCCGGAAAACGCGTTTTCAAGGAACCTGAAAGGCAGGGTTGAACTTGAAGAACAGGCATATGAAGACGCTCTTGAGTCCTTCGGGCTGGCGCTTGCCCTGGATCCGGAAGACCAGAGGCTCCTGCTCTGGGATACATATGCCAGGTACATGTATGCAGAGGCTTCTTTTGAGGGAAACAATGCACGTTTCAGGCACATGCTCCTTGCAGCTGCCGGAAAACTCGAAAAGGCGACCATCTGCCAGACCCCCGCAGATAACGAACTGAAGGCTTACGCCCTGTACTTCCTGGGCCTTTTTTACTGCAAGGCCCATTACTTCCGAAAAGCATCCGAAAGACTCGAAGAATGCCTGAAGCTCGAAAATTCCCGGAAGGTACAACAGTCTGCATCCCTCCTCCTTAAAAACATCCGGACAGGTCGTCCGGGATCGGCCTGGTGGGAGTGGTGGCTTGCTCCGGGAACCCACGAGACTCTTAAAAAAGCAGGCTTCGGACTAATTTTCCTATCGGTCTTCAGCCTGCTGCTGTCCCATCCCGCAGCCTCAACCCTGCCCCTTATATCCTGGCCTGCATCCGTTATAAGCCAGATTTTTTACCCGGCCGGGGAAAACAGTGCCTTATGGGCACTTTATGGGGAAGAGTATCTGATCTCGATTCTGATTCTGTTCACCCTCCTGTTCCTCCCGGCGTTCAGGCTCGGCAGGCCGGAAAAAGAAGAACTTGAGCTTGAAACGTTTACCCCGCCACCTCCTGAATTTGACATCCCCGCATCCGTTCTGGAAGAGTTTACGGAAAGACTTGAAAAAAACCTGTTCTCTCCGGAACCCATGAAAGAAAGTGTGAAAAAGCTAGGGAAGTTTTGAAATCCGGAAAAGAAGGGAAAAACCTGAAAGAATGTGAAGCCATAAAAGAAGGAGAAATTAAAAACCTTGGATGGCAGAAAAGCAAATGTATATAACCCCCTCCGATATTATCGAAGGCAGTGACAGCAAGTAGAGGAGAAGGAATGGAAGGAGACCGGAAGTCTTGAAAAACACATTCATCCTTGGAATCGAAGGCACTGCCTGGAACCTGAGTGCCGCAATCGTGACCGAGACCGAGATCATTGCAGAGGTCACGGAGACCTATAAACCCGAAGTAGGCGGAATCCACCCCAGAGAAGCCGCCCAGCACCATGCAAAGTATGCAGCAAGTGTTATCAAAAGACTCCTTGCAGAAGCAAAAGAAAAAGGAGTGGAACCTTCAGATCTTGACGGCATAGCTTTTTCACAGGGACCCGGGCTCGGGCCCTGCCTGAGGACCATTGCAACCGCAGCCAGGATGCTTTCCCTGTCCCTGGACATTCCTCTTATAGGGGTCAACCACTGCATCGCCCATATAGAAATAGGGATCTGGCGAACCCCGGCAAGAGATCCTGTAGTTCTCTATGTAAGCGGGGCAAATTCCCAGGTCATCTCATTTATGGAAGGGCGCTACAGGGTCTTTGGCGAAACCCTTGATATCGGGCTTGGGAACGCCCTTGACAAGTTTGCGCGGAGAGCAGGTCTGCCTCACCCCGGGGGGCCTAAAATCGAAGCCTGCGCAAAAGACGCAAAACGATATATCCCTCTTCCTTATGTGATTAAGGGGATGGACCTCTCTTTTTCCGGGCTTTCCACGGCTTCAAGCGAAGCCCTGAAAAAAGCCTCCCTTGAAGATGTCTGCTACTCCTATCAGGAAACCGCTTTTGCAATGGTTGTGGAGGTTGCGGAACGCGCCCTTGCCCACACCGGAAAAAATGAAGTGCTGCTGGCAGGCGGGGTTGGAGCAAACACAAGGCTTCGCGAGATGTTAAATGAGATGTGTGAAGCCAGAGGGGCAAAGTTCTATGTGCCCGAAAAACGCTTCATGGGCGACAACGGGACGATGATCGCATACACCGGGCTCCTGATGTATAAGTCAGGAAATACCCTGACCCTTGAGGATTCGCGGGTGAACCCGAATTTCAGGACCGATGACGTGAACGTTACCTGGATAAAAGAAGAAGAGATGAAAAAAGTCCCGGAAATCTCTCCCGAGGCTTTCCTCAGGGCGCCCCCAGGAGAAAGGCTGGACAACGGAGCTGAAGCTGTTATTTACCTTGACGAGGGGCCGGAAGGGAAAAAAGTGCTTGTTAAGGAAAGGGTCCCGAAGCTTTACAGACACAAAGAGATAGATGAAAGGATCAGGAGGGAAAGGAACCGGACAGAAGCCCGTTTGATATCTGAAGCCAGGCGGGCAGGAGTGCCCACGCCGATCATCTATGACATTGAGGAATTCAAGCTCAAAATGCAGTTCATCGAAGGAGTCCCCATAAAGTACCTCATAACCCCCGAGCTTTCGGAAAAAGTCGGAGAGCTTGTAGGCAGGCTGCACAGTTCGGGGATAGTCCACGGCGACCTTA containing:
- a CDS encoding bifunctional N(6)-L-threonylcarbamoyladenine synthase/serine/threonine protein kinase; its protein translation is MKNTFILGIEGTAWNLSAAIVTETEIIAEVTETYKPEVGGIHPREAAQHHAKYAASVIKRLLAEAKEKGVEPSDLDGIAFSQGPGLGPCLRTIATAARMLSLSLDIPLIGVNHCIAHIEIGIWRTPARDPVVLYVSGANSQVISFMEGRYRVFGETLDIGLGNALDKFARRAGLPHPGGPKIEACAKDAKRYIPLPYVIKGMDLSFSGLSTASSEALKKASLEDVCYSYQETAFAMVVEVAERALAHTGKNEVLLAGGVGANTRLREMLNEMCEARGAKFYVPEKRFMGDNGTMIAYTGLLMYKSGNTLTLEDSRVNPNFRTDDVNVTWIKEEEMKKVPEISPEAFLRAPPGERLDNGAEAVIYLDEGPEGKKVLVKERVPKLYRHKEIDERIRRERNRTEARLISEARRAGVPTPIIYDIEEFKLKMQFIEGVPIKYLITPELSEKVGELVGRLHSSGIVHGDLTTSNLLLAGERLYLIDFGLAYFDKSLEARGVDVHVLFQTFESTHRGHETLVKAFEKGYGSTFIDSKDVLKRVEEIKKRARYA